From the genome of Aliarcobacter lanthieri:
AATTGTTGTATAGTACATAGCATGTCCTATCCCTTCATGAGCTCTTTTTATTGCATTCATATAATTGTGATCAAATTTATATTCAACTTCAAATCTATGAATAAAATGTATAGTATCGTCAACAGCAATTCCTAAAGCAATTGCTGCAATTGTAATAGTCATAATATCAAGTGGAATTCCAAGCCAACCCATAATTCCAAAAACTAAAGATATTGGTATTAAATTTGAAACTATTGCTATAAAAACAACTTTTGATGATCTAAATATTAAAAAGAACATAATTGATAAAACAAGTAATGAGGCTCCAAAAGTAGATGCTTGTGATTCAAAAAGAGATTGTAGCATATTGTTGTATAACACCATAAGATTTGATAATCTATATGTTGTATCTTTATTTGTAATAATCTCTTGTAAATCATGATCTATTTTTTTTAATAAATCATCTCTTCTTAAATTTGGGTTTGAATCTATAACTCTCATTGTAATTCTTGCTTCATTTGCATCTATATTTACATAAGGAGATAAGATTAGTTGTTTATATTCTTCTGGAAGTTGATTATAAATTAAAGCTAGAGTTATACCATCTAAATCTTGATTGTGATTAAGAGTTTTACCTATTTTTAGTAATGTTGCTAAAGATTGTACTTTTCCTATTTCTGGGATTGTTTCTAAATAGTCATGAATAGCCATAATAGTTTGCATTTTATCTTGTGAGAACCAATATTGTTTATCATCTTTTGATAAAACAAATTCATTTTCAAAGTCATCAAAATCGTCGTTTTCTTTAGTTACTGTAATTTGTTTTATTTCATCATCTTTAAATTTTATAATAACGTCAAGAGGAGTAGTTCCTCCTAGATTTTCATCTATTACTATCATCCCTTGATAAATTTCTGTTGATTTTTTAAAGTAATTTATAAAACTATTTTCAACAAAAAGTTTTGAAGCTCCAAATACAGAAAAAATAACTGTTATAACACTTACAACTATTATAGTTTTTCCATTGTTTTCAACTATTTTTGAACATTTATTTATAAATGAGAATTTTCTATCAGATTTATCAAATTCATCTTTTTTTCCAATTAGTATTAAAATAATTGGAAATAAAATAAATGAAATAATTAAAGATATAATTATTCCTAAGCTCATCATAAGCCCAAGATTTATGACTGGTTCAATGTTTGATAAGACCAGAGAACCAAATCCTACAACAGTTGTTATAATAGCTAAAAAACAAGGCATTAACTTTGATAAAACAGTGTTTATTACAAGTTTATATTGATTTGCTTTTTTATACTTAAAAAATAGCTCTCTATATCTTTCTATTAAGTGAATAACTATTGACATAGTAATTATTAATTGAAGTGCTACAAAGTTTGAAGATATTACAGTAACTTCCCAATCAAAAAAACCTAAAACTCCTCCAGTTGATATAATAGAGATAAAACATATTAAAATTGGAATAAATACCCATCTTATTCTTCTAAAAATATACCAAAGAATAAAAATAAAGATAATGATAAGACTTAAACCATAAATCAATAAATCATTTTTTACAAAACCTATAGCATCAGAAGCTATCATATTT
Proteins encoded in this window:
- a CDS encoding efflux RND transporter permease subunit; translation: MVKKIYDTFIFRYPFLVLLLVASFICTLGYYSTKVQIDASAETLLLEDDEDLKFFREVYKKYENSNFLIVTFSPKEYLLSEKSLEVIKNISDDFSKVENITKVDSILTVPLLQSPIRPISDLVAGVDNMQTGDFDKELVRNEFLTSPLYKNALVSDDFKTTAIILNLKENTEYFDFLDKRNTLLEKQKNGSITKIEEKELEKTIIEFKKYRDILRYSDKKNIEEIREIIKNYEDEANIFLGGVNMIASDAIGFVKNDLLIYGLSLIIIFIFILWYIFRRIRWVFIPILICFISIISTGGVLGFFDWEVTVISSNFVALQLIITMSIVIHLIERYRELFFKYKKANQYKLVINTVLSKLMPCFLAIITTVVGFGSLVLSNIEPVINLGLMMSLGIIISLIISFILFPIILILIGKKDEFDKSDRKFSFINKCSKIVENNGKTIIVVSVITVIFSVFGASKLFVENSFINYFKKSTEIYQGMIVIDENLGGTTPLDVIIKFKDDEIKQITVTKENDDFDDFENEFVLSKDDKQYWFSQDKMQTIMAIHDYLETIPEIGKVQSLATLLKIGKTLNHNQDLDGITLALIYNQLPEEYKQLILSPYVNIDANEARITMRVIDSNPNLRRDDLLKKIDHDLQEIITNKDTTYRLSNLMVLYNNMLQSLFESQASTFGASLLVLSIMFFLIFRSSKVVFIAIVSNLIPISLVFGIMGWLGIPLDIMTITIAAIALGIAVDDTIHFIHRFEVEYKFDHNYMNAIKRAHEGIGHAMYYTTIVIVIGFSILMLSNLIPTIYFGLLTGVVMISVLIADLLLLPKMLLMLKPYTKKEKK